A stretch of Castanea sativa cultivar Marrone di Chiusa Pesio chromosome 2, ASM4071231v1 DNA encodes these proteins:
- the LOC142623792 gene encoding uncharacterized protein LOC142623792: protein MGKKDLQGDQNDDAKVEAVLELLRKQAPLTVKQEKFCNKACVERFLQAKGDNVKKAAKHLRACLSWRESIGTDNLIADEFSAELVEGVAFVAGHDEESRPVLIFRIKQDYQKFHSQKLFTRLLVFTLEVAIQTMPKSVEQLVLLFDASFFRSASAFMNLLLATLKIVAEYYPGRLYKAFVIDPPSLFAYLWKGVRPFVELSTVTMMVSSLDFEESLEFNDFSNYPRTSSLRFDPSSLKSTAKIGSCSSSRFSFTVSHHFDSLKPWYLSLTDTSASKVGPTSPSPLGPALISPLNARSFSFASPAARTPRGSINGGGNSTRHTRKSLFPSTPLPQRTTGSDSSSRISHPRTPRPSFLQSPAMFFRKEGHVSRTDKSRESFMPFLKFYRRPYDEMIYRSKMRPPLGGLISIVSPHLRRRHVSVSQRF from the exons ATGGGGAAGAAAGATCTGCAGGGAGATCAGAATGATGATGCCAAAGTTGAAGCTGTTCTTGAACTTCTCAGAAAACAAGCCCCACTTACAGTAAAACAG GAGAAGTTCTGCAACAAAGCTTGTGTAGAACGGTTTCTACAAGCAAAAGGGGATAATGTGAAGAAGGCTGCGAAGCACTTGAGAGCATGTCTTTCTTGGAGAGAGAGTATTGGCACTG ATAATTTGATAGCTGATGAGTTCTCAGCTGAGCTAGTTGAAGGTGTTGCTTTTGTAGCTGGTCACGATGAAGAATCCAGACCCGTTTTG ATTTTCCGGATCAAGCAAGATTACCAGAAATTCCATTCCCAGAAACT GTTTACTCGTTTGCTGGTGTTTACACTGGAGGTGGCCATTCAAACCATGCCAAAATCTGTGGAGCAATTGGTTCTTCTTTTCGACGCAA GCTTTTTCAGGTCAGCCTCGGCttttatgaatttattactGGCAACACTGAAAATTGTAGCGGAGTACTACCCAGGAAGGCTATACAAGGCTTTTGTGATAGACCCTCCATCTCTGTTCGCTTATCTGTGGAAg GGTGTGAGACCGTTCGTTGAGCTATCAACGGTCACGATGATGGTTTCATCACTAGATTTTGAAGAATCATTGGAGTTCAACGATTTCTCAAACTACCCACGAACCTCGTCCCTACGATTTGACCCTTCGTCATTGAAATCAACGGCCAAGATTGGATCATGCTCATCTTCCCGCTTTTCCTTCACTGTGTCCCACCACTTTGACTCACTCAAACCTTGGTACCTAAGCTTAACCGACACGTCAGCTTCAAAAGTTGGGCCCACCAGCCCATCTCCACTGGGCCCCGCACTGATTTCCCCGCTCAATGCTCGGTCATTCTCATTCGCATCACCGGCTGCCAGAACGCCACGTGGAAGCATCAACGGTGGAGGTAACAGTACGAGGCACACAAGGAAATCACTTTTTCCTTCAACCCCATTGCCACAGCGTACCACCGGCAGTGACTCTAGCAGCAGGATTTCTCACCCGCGGACCCCACGCCCCTCCTTCCTCCAATCACCGGCCATGTTTTTCCGCAAGGAGGGCCACGTCAGCAGGACCGACAAGTCTCGTGAATCCTTCATGCCGTTTTTGAAGTTTTACAGGAGGCCATACGATGAAATGATTTATAGGTCAAAGATGAGGCCCCCACTTGGTGGCCTAATCTCAATCGTGTCTCCCCACCTCAGACGCCGCCACGTATCCGTATCGCAACGGTTTTGA
- the LOC142623285 gene encoding heat shock 70 kDa protein 8 isoform X2, protein MMRSYVTFKDDIPSGGVSNQLSHENEMLSGAAIFNMKRLIGRVDTDPVVHSSKNLPFLVQTLDIGVRPFIAALVNNVWRSTTPEEVLAIFLVELKAMAEVQLKRPIRNVVLTIPVSFSRFQVTRIERACAMAGLHVLRLMPEPTAVALLYAQQQQQAVHENIGGASEKIALIFNMGAGYCDVAVTATAGGVSQIKALAGSTIGGEEILQNMMRYLLPDSEILFSNHGINEIKSMGLLRVATQDAIYKLSSQTSVQIDVDLGNELKICKVVDREEFEEVNRKVFEKCESLIMQCLHDAKVETKDVADIIAIGGCSYIPKIRNLVMSICKRQELYKGMNPLEAAVCGAALEGAVASGISDPFGSLDLLTIQVTPLAIGIRVEENNFVPIIPRNTTMPTRKELSFTTVRDNQIEVLIVVYEGEGEKVGKNHLLGYFKIMGIPPAPKGVPEINVCMDIDASNVLRVLAGVVLPGSRHPAIPVMEVRMPTVDDGHGWCAEALDRTYGSALDLVTVQKKI, encoded by the coding sequence TCAGGGGGAGTCAGCAATCAACTCTCCCATGAGAATGAAATGTTATCTGGCGCTGCAATCTTCAACATGAAACGCTTAATCGGCAGAGTTGACACTGATCCAGTTGTTCATTCAAGCAAAAACCTTCCATTTTTGGTACAAACATTGGACATTGGCGTCCGCCCATTTATTGCAGCCTTGGTTAACAATGTCTGGAGATCCACCACTCCTGAAGAAGTCCTGGCAATATTTCTAGTGGAGTTAAAAGCAATGGCTGAAGTTCAGTTAAAGCGGCCTATAAGAAATGTTGTTCTGACCATTCCAGTTTCATTTAGCCGTTTCCAGGTGACCCGGATTGAACGAGCTTGTGCCATGGCTGGCCTTCATGTCCTAAGACTTATGCCTGAACCAACAGCAGTGGCACTGTTGTATGCACAGCAGCAGCAACAGGCTGTACATGAGAATATAGGCGGTGCAAGTGAGAAGATTGCACTCATATTTAATATGGGTGCTGGCTACTGTGACGTAGCTGTTACTGCTACAGCTGGAGGAGTTTCACAGATAAAAGCCTTGGCAGGAAGTACCATAGGAGGAGAAGAAATACTTCAGAATATGATGCGTTATCTGTTGCCTGATTCAGAGATTCTCTTCTCAAATCATGGAATCAATGAGATCAAATCAATGGGATTGCTCCGAGTAGCAACTCAGGATGCAATCTACAAGCTCTCCTCCCAGACCAGTGTACAAATCGATGTTGACTTAGGAAATGAGTTAAAAATCTGCAAGGTTGTGGATCGGGAGGAATTCGAGGAAGTCAACAGGAAGGTGTTTGAGAAGTGTGAGAGCCTTATAATGCAGTGCTTGCATGATGCCAAGGTAGAAACTAAGGATGTTGCTGACATAATTGCCATAGGTGGATGTTCATACATTCCGAAGATTAGGAATCTTGTTATGAGTATATGTAAAAGACAGGAGCTTTACAAGGGAATGAACCCATTGGAAGCTGCTGTTTGTGGAGCAGCACTGGAAGGAGCAGTGGCTTCAGGTATCAGTGATCCATTTGGGAGTTTGGACCTGTTAACCATTCAAGTCACACCTCTTGCCATTGGGATTCGAGTGGAAGAAAACAATTTTGTACCCATTATACCTAGAAACACTACGATGCCAACGCGGAAAGAATTATCTTTTACAACTGTTCGTGATAATCAAATTGAGGTGCTGATTGTTGTCTATGAAGGTGAAGGGGAGAAGGTGGGAAAGAATCATCTTCTGGGCTATTTCAAGATCATGGGTATTCCTCCAGCTCCCAAGGGAGTTCCAGAGATAAATGTGTGCATGGACATTGATGCTTCAAATGTGCTGAGAGTTCTGGCTGGTGTTGTACTGCCAGGATCTCGACATCCTGCAATCCCTGTCATGGAAGTTAGGATGCCAACAGTCGATGATGGACATGGCTGGTGTGCTGAAGCTCTAGACAGAACTTATGGGTCTGCTCTGGACTTGGTTACAGTTCAGAAGAAAATATAG